The window TGTTGTTGGATGCCGTTCTGTTCTTATCAACGAGCAGGCATTTGTCATTGTTTCCCAACTCTTCGATGGCTCCCTGGTCTACAAATATGACCAAGCACAGAATAAGTTCACCAAATTTCAGGCAGTTGAAATGCTTAACGTGTCCAAGCCGAATGACATTGAAGTCTTCCAGATTGGAGATGACTGGTTCTTCCTAATTGTGGACAGTTCCAAAGCTGGAATGACTACTCTGTTTAAGTGGAATGAAACTGGTTTCTACCCGTACCAGTTCCTTCATGAATGGTTTCGTGATACCGATGCAGAGTTTTTTGATTTACATGGCAAATCTGTCCTCATACTCGTGAGCCGTTCCCAGGTTCCTGTTATCTACCAATGGAACAAGAGCACCCAGAAGTTTGTTCTCCATGATGAGATAGCAAATATGGACGATATTGTCACCGTGAAGGCCTTTAGGATTAATGATGTTCCCTACCTTGCGCTCGCCTGCTACATCGGTGACTCAAAAGTCATGAAGTGGACGGGCAAACACTTTGAAGAAGTACAGGGCTTGCCTTCACGTGGCGCCACAGTATTACAGCCCATCAAGTTCAAAGAGCAGGACTATTTGATTCTGAGCAGTGATTATTCTTTCTCCCAGATCTTCAAGTGGGATGAGGAAAACCAGAAATTTATCAAGTTCAGGGATGTGTATGTTCAGTGGCCACGCTCATTCACAGCACTGTCCACAGACCAGCGTGATTTTGTGCTGGCCACCAGCTTCAAAGGCAAAACCAAGGTGTTTGAACATATTTCGGTGGATTATAGCAAATGAGGCATATGGCATATTGCTTAGATAAAACTCTTTTCTTCAATATATGTATGCAAGTAACTATAATATTTATGAATGTACGTAATGATTCTTCAACAAATGCCTACCTTCTGTCTTGCAAAAGCTATTTATGCAACATTTTCTATaaaggtttaaataaataatgctctGTTGCTTCATTTATTCAGAccttaaaaataactgactgttTGATTATATCAGGGCCCTTTGAAATCATTTCTTTGTGATATATGAGGTTCACCAAAGGTGCTCCGGCTTCAATCCAAAAGAGCGTGCACTTGTCAGCTTCAAGCTTATTCATCCTAATGAGCTGATTTGACTATATGCAAGCATGTTTGTTGGTGCTGAGTAGTGATATTATTCAGTAGAGACCCTCAGTGTTATTGCCTTTGATGAATGAAAGCCttagaaatgtaattattaaattattattattatttttttttttaacagaggatGATCCTTTTATTACTGTAGCTGGCTGAGGATAGTACTGGatgtacatttgaaaatatattattgataataaataaaacagcatcttctattcatgtttgtttgtttttatttacacacacacacacacatatttcagtacctggatccttcttctgcgcagtcatgatgttgtaattgatgcagtatgtagtctggcattgtcatgttggaaaatgcaagatcTTACCTGAAAGAggcgacgtctggatgggagcatatgttgttctagaacttggatatacctttcagcattgatggtacctttccagatgtgta is drawn from Carassius gibelio isolate Cgi1373 ecotype wild population from Czech Republic chromosome B1, carGib1.2-hapl.c, whole genome shotgun sequence and contains these coding sequences:
- the lgi2b gene encoding leucine-rich repeat LGI family member 2b isoform X2 encodes the protein MSNTANIRCTDVMAWHTHKLLSSNSFSEIKEDAFSGLPHIEYLFIEGNKIEEINKYAFRGLRGVTHLSLANNNLKTLPRGLFSDLRSLIELDLRGNMFHCDCESMWLMLWLKRSNATISDVYCASPPGMKGVLLKDVPEKHSKCVSTDFVEHQIVNTQSISADIFFHKDDIYVAMAVPNSDSCIIMEWDHIETKFRPFDNITGRSVVGCRSVLINEQAFVIVSQLFDGSLVYKYDQAQNKFTKFQAVEMLNVSKPNDIEVFQIGDDWFFLIVDSSKAGMTTLFKWNETGFYPYQFLHEWFRDTDAEFFDLHGKSVLILVSRSQVPVIYQWNKSTQKFVLHDEIANMDDIVTVKAFRINDVPYLALACYIGDSKVMKWTGKHFEEVQGLPSRGATVLQPIKFKEQDYLILSSDYSFSQIFKWDEENQKFIKFRDVYVQWPRSFTALSTDQRDFVLATSFKGKTKVFEHISVDYSK